The Camelina sativa cultivar DH55 chromosome 14, Cs, whole genome shotgun sequence genome includes a window with the following:
- the LOC104742626 gene encoding uncharacterized protein LOC104742626, producing the protein MASTSTLLLQSLSSTNLHITVPTRTYSVVRRTFKFTTKCSSKPEPKDQFLDLTPAPESINTTSAEKFPIEKRRRSEIVRDRTQRGIEKPEPPNFEIGWKRTKEINLEKPKGYVIMDFLEKLEALMARDFGSKELLAIAGEIVAERAREEAEVLRDEGKVEERMVTELFRVLKLMEMDLAMVKASVKEETLNERIEQARARCRQAILVANSF; encoded by the coding sequence ATGGCTTCGACTTCTacacttcttcttcaatctctctcttctacTAATCTTCACATCACAGTCCCAACAAGAACATATAGCGTCGTTCGTAGAACATTCAAATTTACAACGAAATGTTCATCAAAACCAGAGCCAAAAGATCAGTTCCTCGATCTCACGCCCGCACCCGAATCAATCAACACAACAAGCGCAGAGAAGTTCCCAATagagaaacgaagaagatcAGAGATCGTACGAGACAGAACACAAAGAGGGATCGAGAAACCAGAGCCACCAAACTTCGAGATTGGttggaaaagaacaaaagagatcaaCTTGGAGAAACCTAAAGGGTATGTGATAATGGATTTTTTAGAGAAGTTGGAAGCTTTAATGGCGAGAGATTTTGGTTCAAAGGAGCTTTTAGCTATAGCTGGTGAGATAGTCGCAGAGAGAGCTAGAGAAGAAGCTGAGGTTTTGAGAGATGAAGGTAAAGTTGAAGAGAGAATGGTCACTGAGctctttagggttttgaagTTGATGGAGATGGATTTAGCTATGGTTAAAGCTTCTgttaaagaagaaactttgaATGAGAGGATTGAACAAGCTAGAGCTAGGTGTAGACAAGCTATTCTTGTTGCTAATTCTTTCTaa
- the LOC104742630 gene encoding non-structural maintenance of chromosomes element 4 homolog A-like, protein MKRTVKREREATGNSGGGREADDEEPERLRSVKKEKQRKTGDGSLRIDEPPPTQEEEEQGISDRRILRSQYLALQTKISDSKDDLMRIDSDKFTRIINEVENLHQHVRKPREQIADAEALLDIANTLMTSVKSQSSHGVSPAEFVNALISGFGQGSLEVDADETAQVSMKWKDLGVAVCSTVLVSCGCSTMLGPMDTELKQKKRAANRKRTKLGEGVRPDEVDDTQSEEKTDTDKNMAIMFTILGRKKRVRLENLVLNRWSFAQTVENLFALSFLAKDGRVEIIVDKSGSHFALPRNGPAAELVMSGEVTYNHFVFRLDFKDWKLMSEVVPLGEELMPHREIAVASSSCPSAPADFTQDSQTTPIRKLSRNRGLVVQEETVVEDTPDIKGDGTRRRCKRRLTSS, encoded by the exons ATGAAGAGGACGGTGAAGAGAGAAAGGGAAGCCACCGGGAACAGCGGTGGCGGAAGAGAAGCCGACGACGAAGAGCCCGAGCGATTGAGGTCtgtgaagaaggagaaacagagaaaaaccGGAGATGGCTCCTTACGTATCGACGAACCTCCTCCGACtcaggaggaagaagaacaagggaTTTCTGATCGGAGAATTCTCAGATCTCAGTATCTCGCTCTACAGACCAAAATCAGCG ATTCGAAAGATGATTTGATGAGGATTGATTCAGACAAATTCACTAGAATTATCAATGAAGTTGAAAACTTGCACCAGCACG TTCGGAAGCCGAGGGAGCAAATTGCTGATGCAGAGGCACTTCTTGATATAGCAAACACTTTAATGACATCTGTGAAGTCTCAGTCTTCTCATGGGGTTTCACCGGCTGAGTTTGTTAATGCTTTGATCAGTGGGTTTGGTCAGGGTTCTTTGGAAGTTGATGCTGATGAGACTGCTCAAGTGTCTATGAAGTGGAAGGATCTTGGGGTTGCTGTCTGTTCTACCGTTTTAGTATCATGTGGTTGTTCAACAAT GTTGGGACCTATGGACACTGAACTGAAGCAAAAGAAGAGGGCTGCTAACAGAAAACGTACAAAGCTTGGTGAAGGCGTTCGTCCAGAtgag GTAGATGATACACAATCAGAAGAGAAGACTGATACAGACAAGAATATGGCAATAATGTTTACCATCTTGGGGCGAAAGAAGCGCGTGCGACTTGAGAATTTGGTGCTCAACAGGTGGTCATTTGCACAGACTGTAGAGAATTTGTTCGCTCTATCTTTCTTGGCTAAAGATGGACGAGTTGAGATAATTGTCGATAAAAGTGGTTCACATTTCGCCT TACCAAGAAACGGACCTGCTGCAGAACTGGTGATGTCGGGTGAAGTcacttataaccattttgtGTTCAGATTAGATTTCAAAGATTGGAAG TTGATGTCTGAAGTGGTTCCACTGGGTGAGGAGCTAATGCCACACAGGGAAATTGCAGTCGCTTCATCATCTTGTCCCTCTGCTCCAGCAGATTTCACACAAGATTCTCAGACGACACCAATAAGAAAACTATCGAGAAACCGAGGTTTGGTTGTTCAAGAAGAAACTGTTGTAGAAGATACTCCTGACATCAAGGGTGATGGAACTCGAAGGAGATGTAAGCGGAGACTCACCTCATCTTAA
- the LOC104742628 gene encoding probable plastid-lipid-associated protein 12, chloroplastic yields the protein MVAVRFYTVVEMSLPCLCPCPSSSPISISSSSPRYHLRNTANRRLHSSRNCRTLRISCSSSSTVTNQTEQSSFNDAEMKLIDALIGIQGRGKSASPRQLNDVESAVKVLEGLEGIQNPTDSDLIEGRWRLMFTTRPGTASPIQRTFTGVDVFTVFQDVYLKTTNDPRVSNIVRFSDIIGELKVEAAASIKDGKRVLFRFDRAAFSLKFLPFKVPYPVPFRLLGDEAKGWLDTTYLSPSGNLRISRGNKGTTFVLQKETVPRQKLLATISKDKGVAEAIDEFLASNSNPVEDDYELLEGSWQMIWSSQMFTDSWIENAANGLMGRQIIDKDGRIKFEVNIIPAFRFSMKGKFIKSESSTYDLKMDDAAIIGGAFGYPVDITNKIELKILYTDEKMRISRGFDNIIFVHIREI from the exons ATGGTGGCAGTCAGATTCTACACTGTAGTAGAGATGTCACTACCATGTTTATGTCCTTGCCCATCATCATCGCCGATTTCAATATCATCGTCTTCTCCGAGATACCATCTTCGTAACACAGCAAATAGGAGATTACATTCATCCAGAAACTGTAGAACTCTGCGCATAAGTTGTTCATCTTCCTCCACTGTCACTAACCAAACAGAACAATCCTCTTTCAACGATGCTGAGATGAAACTCATTGACGCTTTGATCGGGATTCAAGGCCGTGGCAAATCCGCTTCTCCTAGACAGCTCAAT GATGTGGAATCTGCTGTGAAAGTTCTTGAAGGTTTAGAGGGTATTCAGAATCCT ACAGATTCTGACTTAATCGAAGGCCGTTGGCGATTGATGTTCACCACAAGACCTGGAACTGCATCTCCAATCCAA AGAACATTTACAGGAGTAGATGTGTTCACTGTGTTTCAAGATGTATACTTGAAGACAACAAACGATCCTCGTGTTTCAAACATTGTTAGATTCTCTGACATCATTGGAGAGCTAAAAGTTGAG GCAGCTGCGTCGATCAAAGATGGGAAACGGGTTTTATTCCGTTTCGATAGAGCTGCTTTCTCTTTAAAGTTCCTTCCTTTCAAAGTTCCATATCCAGTTCCTTTTAGACTTCTTGGTGATGAGGCTAAAGGTTGGTTAGATACTACGTATTTGTCGCCTTCAGGAAACCTTAGGATTTCAAGGGGAAACAAG GGGACAACGTTTGTTCTTCAGAAAGAAACTGTACCTAGGCAAAAGCTGTTAGCCACCATATCTAAAGACAAAGGAGTAGCAGAG GCTATAGATGAGTTTCTTGCGTCTAATTCGAATCCGGTGGAAGATGATTACGAGCTTTTAGAAGGAAGCTGGCAAATGATTTGGAGTTCACAG ATGTTTACAGATAGTTGGATTGAAAATGCAGCAAATGGTCTTATGGGAAGACAG ATCATCGACAAGGATGGGAGGATAAAGTTTGAAGTTAACATCATTCCAGCATTTAGATTCTCCATGAAAGGCAAATTCAT AAAATCAGAAAGCAGTACATATGACTTGAAGATGGACGACGCAGCTATTATAGGCGGTGCATTTGGATATCCGGTTGATATAACAAACAAGATCGAGCTTAAAATTCT GTACACAGATGAGAAGATGAGAATCAGTCGAGGATTTGATAACATTATCTTCGTTCACATCCGAGAAATTTAG
- the LOC104742632 gene encoding transcription factor bHLH122-like, which produces MESEFQQQHFLIHHQQHDHQHQRPRNSGLIRYQSAPSSYFSSFGESIEEFLDRPTSPETERILSGFLQTTDTSNNVDSFLHHAFNSDGTEKKPPPEVKTEEETEIPVTAMGVVVGDVEIPAASDSIGYASVSRNLSQNKKRPRDDRNPPPVNNLARHNSSPAGLFSSIDVETAYAAVMKSMGGFGGGNVMNTSNTTDASSLTPRSKLLPPVSRAMSPISEVDVKPAFSSRLPPRTLSGGFNRSFGNEGSASSKLSAIARTQSGGLDQYKTKDEDSASRRPPLAHHMSLPKSFSDIEQLLSDSIPCKIRAKRGCATHPRSIAERVRRTKISERMRKLQDLVPNMDTQTNTADMLDLAVQYIKDLQDQVKALEENRARCRCSSA; this is translated from the exons ATGGAGTCAGAATTCCAGCAGCAGCACTTCCTGATCCACCACCAGCAACACGATCACCAACACCAAAGACCAAGAAACTCAGGATTGATTCGTTACCAATCAGCACCGAGTTCTTATTTCTCCAGCTTCGGCGAATCGATCGAAGAGTTCTTAGATCGACCCACGAGTCCCGAGACTGAGCGAATCTTATCCGGCTTTTTACAAACCACCGACACTAGCAACAACGTCGACAGCTTCCTTCACCATGCTTTTAACAGCGACGGAACTGAGAAGAAACCTCCTCCTGAGgttaaaacagaggaagagactGAGATTCCGGTGACGGCGATGGGTGTTGTTGTCGGAGATGTTGAGATTCCGGCGGCTTCTGATTCGATTGGGTACGCTTCGGTTTCGAGGAATTTGAGTCAGAATAAGAAGAGACCTAGAGATGATCGGAATCCTCCTCCGGTGAATAATCTAGCTCGTCATAATAGTTCGCCGGCCGGATTGTTTTCATCCATTGACGTTGAAACAG CGTATGCGGCTGTAATGAAAAGTATGGGAGGTTTTGGTGGGGGTAATGTGATGAATACAAGCAATACTACTGATGCTTCGTCTCTTACTCCTAGAAGCAAGCTTCTTCCTCCGGTTTCTAGAGCGATGAGTCCCATCTCTGAGGTTGATGTTAAGCCTGCTTTTTCGTCTAGATTGCCTCCTCGGACACTTTCTGGTGGGTTTAATCGTTCCTTTGGGAATGAAGGGTCTGCTTCATCTAAGCTTTCGGCTATTGCGAGGACCCAATCTGGAGGTCTAGATCAGTACAAAACCAAG gATGAAGATTCAGCTAGTAGACGTCCTCCTTTGGCGCATCACATGAGTCTGCCCAAGTCTTTCTCAGATATTGAACAGTTACTCTCAGATTCTATCCCGTGTAAGATCAGGGCCAAGCGTGGTTGCGCCACTCATCCTCGTAGCATTGCCGAGAGA GTGAGAAGAACCAAGATCAGTGAAAGAATGAGGAAGCTGCAAGACCTTGTTCCCAACATGGACACG CAAACAAACACAGCAGACATGCTGGATCTTGCGGTTCAGTACATCAAGGACCTGCAAGATCAAGTGAAG GCGCTCGAAGAGAATCGGGCAAGATGTAGATGCTCTAGTGCATGA
- the LOC104742629 gene encoding AP2/ERF and B3 domain-containing transcription factor At1g51120-like, with translation MDEMSNEDKTTTETSGSSDSVLPLMKRMKPTVVVETPPALSNTVTTTKYKGVVQQQNGNWGAQIYADHRRIWLGTFKSAAEAAASYDSASIKLRSFDANSHRNFPWSDFTAHEPDFQKPFTTEAVLNMIKDGSYQLKFRDFLKLRSQMVARINIGGSKQAQGGGGADQESDKCFSSAELFQKELTPSDVGKLNRLVIPKKHAVKYLPYISDDHNEKEEGETGGAVEIDFYDRAMRQWKFRYCYWKSSQSFVFTRGWNAFVKEKNLKEKDSIVFYNCHVPSNAETLEGQSNNFKMIDVHYFSGNGFMVPEEVNKTAQESSDEEMKTGNVFSSKLEDEEPKPEEKKGGFMLFGVRIQ, from the coding sequence ATGGATGAGATGAGCAATGAAGACAAGACAACGACAGAGACTTCGGGCTCAAGTGATTCAGTCTTGCCGCTCATGAAACGCATGAAACCTACTGTTGTTGTTGAAACGCCTCCTGCCTTGTCTAACACGGTGACAACAACGAAATACAAAGGAGTGGTTCAGCAGCAGAACGGTAATTGGGGTGCTCAGATTTACGCGGACCATCGGAGGATTTGGCTTGGAACTTTCAAATCCGCTGCTGAAGCCGCCGCTTCTTACGACAGCGCATCCATTAAGCTTCGAAGCTTTGATGCTAACTCGCACCGGAACTTCCCTTGGTCTGATTTCACGGCCCATGAACCGGATTTTCAAAAGCCCTTCACGACAGAAGCTGTGTTGAACATGATCAAAGACGGTTCTTATCAGCTCAAGTTCAGAGACTTTCTCAAACTCCGATCTCAGATGGTGGCGCGTATCAACATCGGTGGATCAAAACAAGCTCAAGGTGGAGGAGGAGCAGATCAAGAATCGGACAAGTGTTTCTCTTCCGCGGAGCTTTTTCAGAAGGAGTTGACACCGAGCGATGTAGGGAAGCTGAATAGGCTTGTGATACCTAAGAAGCACGCAGTGAAGTATCTGCCTTACATAAGCGATGATCACAACGAGAAAGAAGAGGGCGAGACAGGAGGAGCTGTGGAAATAGACTTTTACGACAGAGCAATGAGACAATGGAAGTTTAGGTATTGTTACTGGAAAAGTAGCCAGAGCTTTGTCTTCACCAGAGGATGGAATGCATTCGTCAAGGAGAAGAATCTCAAGGAGAAGGATAGTATCGTCTTTTACAACTGCCATGTCCCGAGCAATGCCGAGACATTAGAAGGCCAAAGCAACAACTTCAAGATGATCGATGTTCATTACTTTTCAGGCAACGGTTTCATGGTTCCTGAGGAAGTCAATAAGACGGCTCAGGAGAGTtctgatgaagaaatgaagacAGGAAACGTCTTTAGCTCAAAGTTAGAAGATGAAGAACCCAAACCAGAGGAGAAAAAGGGAGGGTTTATGCTGTTTGGTGTTAGGATACAATAG